A window of Variovorax sp. HW608 genomic DNA:
CCGAAGGTGCTGCTGCAGCAGTGGGCGGCACAGAGCCGGACGCTGAACGACGCCTGGGAGTGCGAACAGACGGCGCGCACAGTCGCGCGCGCCTGGCGACGACTCGATCCGACCATCGATCTGCCTCCGCCGGATCGGCGGCTCAAGCGTTGCGCCAAGCAGCAACAGCGCCGCCCCTACATCTACTCCCCGCAGGAGCTACGCCTATTGCTCGACACCGCGGGAAGCTTTCCGTCCCCGTGCGCACCCCTGCGCCCGCACGCGCTTCACACCATGCTCGTGCTCGCTGGCTGCGCCGGGCTGCGGCTGGGCGAACTCGCGCGCCTCGATCTGCGCGACGTCGACTTGGACGCCGGTCTACTCGAAGTGCGCGAGACGAAGTTCTTCAAGTCCCGAGTGCTGCCGCTCAGCGGCAGCGTGATGGCCGTCTTGCGCGAGTATCTCGACGCCCGGCGCCGGGCCGGCGCACCGCAGGACGGCAGCAGCGGCCTGTTCTGGCATCAGCAGGCCGCGGGCCGCTACTCGCGAGTGATGATCGAGAAGCTACTTGTCCGGGTTCTTCGGCGAGCCGGGCTCAAGCCGGATCGGGGCAGGTGCGGACCCCGCATCCACGATCTTCGTCACGTATTCGTCGTCTATCGCATGCTGGCGTGGTATCGACAGGGCATTTATCCGCAGGCGCGGCTGCCGTACCTGGCGACCTATCTCGGCCACAAGGACATCCATTCGACGCTGGTGTACCTGACGGTGACTCAAGAGCTTCTGCAACTGGCCAGCGAGCGGTTCCGGCAACTGGCACTGCGCAAGCTGCACGCCACGACGGGAGCAGCGCGATGAAGCCGGTCGATCCGTTCCCTGCATTGCTGCACGCCTTCTTCTATGAGCGGCTGGTCCAACAGCGCAACGCCTCCGTGCACACGATACGCTCGTACCGCGACGCGTGGCGACTGTTCCTGCGCTTCGTCGCCGCGCACCGACACTGCCGCGTCACCGACCTCACTCTGCCGGCGCTGAGCGCCGGCGAAGTGGCTGCATTCTTGCAGTACAGCGAGTGCGATCGGAAGGTGTCGATCGGCACGCGCAACTGCCGGCTCGCGGCGCTACACAGCTTCTTCGCCTTTGTCGCCGAGCGCGAGCCTGCGGCCGTCGCGCAGTGCGCCGAGGTGCTGCGAATCCCCACCAAGAAGGCACCCAGGCCAGCCCACCGGGACCTCGAGCTGCACGAGATCGAGGCGATCCTGGCGCAGCCCGACCGTGGCCGACTGGAGGGTCAACGCGACCACGCGTTGCTATGGTTCCTCTACAACACTGGTGCACGTATTCAGGAGGCACTCGATGTCCGTGTCGCCGATGTTCGCTTCGATACACCACGTTGCGTTCGCCTGTTCGGCAAGGGCCGCAAGGAACGCATTTGTCCGCTGTGGCCGGAGACGGTCGACTTGCTCTCAGCACTGCTCGAGCGCCAGCCACGCACCGGTGATGAACTACTGTTCGTCAACCGCTACGGGGCACCTCTGGGCGCATCAGGCGTGCGGTTCAAGCTCGCGCAGTACGTCCGTGCCGCCACCCAAGTGATGCCAACGCTGGCATTGAAGAAGGTTTCGCCGCACGCGTTTCGGCACGCTGCCGCGGTTCATCTACTCGCCGCTGGAGTCGATGTCGCCGTAATCCGCAGCTGGTTGGGCCATGCGAGCCTTGAGACCACCTATCACTACGCCCAAGCCAACCTGGACACCAAGCGCGAAGCACTGGAGCGGCTGCAGCCACCACCGACCAAGAAGTCTGCGCCTTGGCGACGCGATGCCAGCCTGCTCGCCTGGCTGGAATCGCTCTGACTGCGTGCAGCCACCAATGCGAAGGAACTGTCCGTCTTGGGCGTGTTCGGATCCAGGGACCACATCAGTTCCTTCGCATTAAACGGTCCTCACGATTACCGGCGAAATCAGTAGCTGCTGATTTCGCCGGCACGCCGCCGTAAAAATGCAGTGCCCGCACCATGCCCTCGATCCAGTCGTCCAGGCGTTGCGTGGGCGTCGCGCAGGCGAACACGCAGCTGGAGGCGGCCATGGCCGAGACGAAGACCTGGGCGCGGGCGCCGTCGCTCAGCGCCACCGTGGAGCCGGCGTAGTCGATGAACATCTTCTCCCCAGCGCGCCGGTGCTGGCGCATCGAGCGCTTGAGCGTGGCGGCGAAGGCCTTGTAGTGCTCGCAGAACTGCGTGTAGCGCCAGGTGCGGCCCTGCGGATTCGCCTCCACGTATTCCTGCCACAGCAGCATCAGCGTGACGCCCTTGCGGTCGAGTTCGCGGTGGATGCGGCCCCAGTCGGGAACGACGACGGGCGAAGCGGCTTGCGAGCGGGGTTGCAGTGCCGTCGAGAGGTGCTGTTCGCCCCAGTGCTGGACGGTGTCCCAGTCGAGGCCGGCGGCGGTGGCCAGTCCGACGTACTTGGCCACGACGCCCTTGGAGATCTTCAACGTGGCGGCGACTTGCTCGTGCGAGAGCTGCGCGTGCCACTTCAGGCGGAGAACATCTTTGATCATGCGTAGAGAGAGTTGTTGCTTGGGCATCCGCGGCTCGAGGGCAAAAACCGTCGAGGGTAGGAGGCCCGGGGTTGCGTTCTCTACGCAGCACTGCCGGTGGGACCAGCGCCCTTGTTATGGGGCGCCGTCACGGCGGTCACGATCGCCGAAATGGCCGGTCACGATCCCGAAACGGTCGGTCACGATGAGCCGAAATGCAGGTTCGGTCACGATGACCGAAATGCGCGGTCACGATGCCGAAATCGGCGGTCACGATGAACCGAAATACGCAGGCATCCAGCGCCTGGCCTGGGTGGGCGATCGCGGCATGCTCACCAGCGCACGCATCGAGCAGGTGCTCAAGCCCCAGGACATGGACTGGGTCAGCAGCCTGCGCGCGCCGCAGATCGCGCTGCTGGCCGCCGAGCAGGGCCCCTTCCAGCCATCCCTGTTCGACCAGCGCAACCTCATCGAGCTCACGAGCGAGCACTTCCCCGGCGAGCGGCTGATCGTGTGTCGCAACCCCGCACTGGCCGAGGAGCGTGCGCGCAAGCGCGGCGAGTTGCTTGCCGCCACCGAGGCCGATCTCGGCAAGATTGCCGCGGCCACGCAACGGGCGCGCAACCCGTTGCGCGGCGAACAGGCCATCGCCCTGCGCGTGGGGCGCGTCATCGAGCGCTTCCACATGGCCAAGCACTTGGAGCTGACCATCACCGACACCGCGCTGAGGTGGACGCGCAAGACCGACGCCATTGCCGCCGAGGCCGCGCTGGACGGCCTGTACGTGATCCGCACGAGCTTGGCCGCCACACAACTCGATGGCCCCGCCGCAGTCGCCGCCTACAAGAGCCTGGCCCATGTCGAGCGGGCCTTCCGCTGCATGAAGACCATCGACCTGCATGTGCGCCCGGTCTTTCACTACAACACCGAGCGCGTGCGCGCCCACGTCTTGCTATGCATGCTGGCCTACTACGTGGAGTGGCACATGCGCGAGTGCCTCAAGCCCATGCTATTCGATGACGAGTTCATCGAGCAGGCCCAGGCCGCTCGCGCCTCACCCGTGAACAAGGCGCTGCGCAGCGAACACGCCAAGGCCAAGGACGCCACCAAGCGAGGCGACGACGGCTCGCCCCTGCACAGCTTTCGAACGCTGCTGCAGGACCTGGCCACCGTGGCCTACAACATCACCTCCACCAGCCTCAACCCCAACGCCAAGATCGTCATCACCACGCGCCCCACGCCAGTCCAGGCCAAGGCCTTCAAGCTGCTCGGCGTGAACCCCGTCTGTTCCCAGTAGCACACCCACACATTTCAAGAATGTCTCGATGAATCATGGACTTGCGTGCGGCTGTCTTCAAAGCTCGGACTAGGCGACCGTTTCTCTTTCACTCCGCCGTGTGAAGACGAAACTTGGAACCCGACCTCCGCCGATCACAAGTCCGAACGGCGGGTGCTCCAAAGTGGCAACCCGCTGCTGCCCCGGAAAAAAGGGCCTGATCACGAGGTTGCGGTCTAGGCTGGCCGGTTTCAGTCGATTGGATCGCTTCGATCAGGAATCTATTCGCCCTCGGCCCTCACCGAGAATGACTTTACGCCCATCCCGAGGACTCGCGCATCGGGAGCAATGCCGAGTTGCAGCGGCGACACGGCACCCGGTGCCCTTAGCACGATCCTCAATCGTCCGCCACGGACGAGATCCGGTGGAATATGGGCGGTGCGCGTTCCTTGCGACGACTCCTGGCTAAATTTCCATTGCGCCACTTCTCGCCCGTTGATTTCGATGGCTATTGCTTGCGTCG
This region includes:
- a CDS encoding tyrosine-type recombinase/integrase — encoded protein: MNTWPDDDSAIERHLKHLKLRSRDTVAVYRCVLRGFQRFVRERDDPSVGIATLQAWLRDRTAHWQSYLVLHRARIVDRFLDFLQSEAAIPINPLAQLRERYAQRWSTPVVRALFAADPHGTLEALRPPPRFASFLGDMLRRHVELMRAIGYRYETQSARLLRFDRFLQGRPELAGQPPKVLLQQWAAQSRTLNDAWECEQTARTVARAWRRLDPTIDLPPPDRRLKRCAKQQQRRPYIYSPQELRLLLDTAGSFPSPCAPLRPHALHTMLVLAGCAGLRLGELARLDLRDVDLDAGLLEVRETKFFKSRVLPLSGSVMAVLREYLDARRRAGAPQDGSSGLFWHQQAAGRYSRVMIEKLLVRVLRRAGLKPDRGRCGPRIHDLRHVFVVYRMLAWYRQGIYPQARLPYLATYLGHKDIHSTLVYLTVTQELLQLASERFRQLALRKLHATTGAAR
- a CDS encoding tyrosine-type recombinase/integrase, whose protein sequence is MKPVDPFPALLHAFFYERLVQQRNASVHTIRSYRDAWRLFLRFVAAHRHCRVTDLTLPALSAGEVAAFLQYSECDRKVSIGTRNCRLAALHSFFAFVAEREPAAVAQCAEVLRIPTKKAPRPAHRDLELHEIEAILAQPDRGRLEGQRDHALLWFLYNTGARIQEALDVRVADVRFDTPRCVRLFGKGRKERICPLWPETVDLLSALLERQPRTGDELLFVNRYGAPLGASGVRFKLAQYVRAATQVMPTLALKKVSPHAFRHAAAVHLLAAGVDVAVIRSWLGHASLETTYHYAQANLDTKREALERLQPPPTKKSAPWRRDASLLAWLESL